The following proteins come from a genomic window of Lolium rigidum isolate FL_2022 chromosome 5, APGP_CSIRO_Lrig_0.1, whole genome shotgun sequence:
- the LOC124652855 gene encoding polyol transporter 5-like, which produces MEEQHRPDAEAPLLAAAATKPDGAASSSPVRNKYPFFCAVLASMTSVLMGYNVAVTSGAQIFMAEDLGLSDTQIELLSGAINIYSLVGALFAGWTSDRLGRRLTIVLTNAFFLVGPLIMTLASGYAALMAGRFIAGIGVGYALVIAPVYAAEIAPASSRGLLSSLPEIFINTGVLLSYVSNFAFSALPAHLSWRLMFAAGVVPTVFLAAGVLTMPESPRWLAMKGRTEEAKAVLDRTSDTPAEADQRLLEIQEVVDTDSNGSGGGGAWKEVATKAGVRRVLATVLALQFFQQASGIDSVVLYGPRVLAMAGVTSNTLLLGLNVLFGVAKAGSILIAMALADRVGRRPLLLVSTGGMTASLLVLGSVFAVFAGAKDDAVVAAVAVAAVVAFVCTFSVGFGPLAWVYSSEILPLRLRGQGAGLGTAMNRVMSGIVTMTFISLYGAITMAGTFYLYAAVAAASFVFIYTCLPETRGRNLEDMEQLFRTK; this is translated from the exons ATGGAGGAGCAGCACCGGCCGGACGCCGAGGCGCCGTTGCTGGCTGCCGCTGCCACCAAGCCCGATGGCGCCGCGTCCTCGTCGCCGGTGCGGAACAAGTACCCCTTCTTCTGCGCCGTGCTCGCCTCCATGACCTCCGTCCTCATGGGCTACA ATGTGGCGGTGACGAGCGGGGCGCAGATCTTCATGGCGGAGGACCTCGGTTTGAGCGACACGCAGATCGAGCTGCTCTCCGGCGCCATCAACATCTACTCCCTCGTCGGCGCGCTGTTCGCCGGTTGGACCTCCgaccgcctcggccgccgcctcaccatcgtgCTCACCAACGCCTTCTTCCTCGTCGGACCGCTCATCATGACGCTCGCCAGCGGCTACGCGGCGCTCATGGCGGGCCGCTTCATCGCCGGCATCGGCGTCGGCTACGCGCTCGTCATCGCGCCGGTCTACGCCGCCGAGATCGCGCCCGCCTCCTCCCGCGGCCTCCTCAGCTCCCTTCCCGAG atcttcatcaacaccggagTGCTGCTGAGCTACGTGTCCAACTTCGCCTTCTCGGCGTTGCCGGCGCACCTGTCGTGGCGGCTCATGTTCGCCGCGGGGGTGGTGCCCACCGTGTTCCTGGCGGCCGGCGTGCTCACCATGCCGGAGTCGCCGCGGTGGCTGGCGATGAAGGGCCGGACGGAAGAGGCGAAGGCCGTGCTCGACCGGACGTCGGACACGCCCGCCGAGGCCGACCAGCGTCTGCTGGAGATCCAGGAGGTCGTCGACACCGACAGcaacggcagcggcggcggcggcgcgtggaaggAGGTGGCGACCAAGGCCGGCGTCCGGCGCGTGCTGGCCACCGTGCTGGCGCTGCAGTTCTTCCAGCAGGCGTCGGGAATCGACTCGGTGGTGCTGTACGGCCCGCGCGTGCTCGCTATGGCCGGGGTCACCTCCAACACCCTCCTCCTGGGCCTCAACGTCCTCTTCGGCGTGGCCAAGGCGGGCTCCATCCTGATCGCCATGGCGCTGGCCGACCGAGTAGGCCGCCGCCCTCTGCTCCTGGTGAGCACCGGCGGCATGACGGCGTCGCTGCTCGTGTTGGGGTCAGTGTTCGCGGTCTTCGCCGGCGCCAAGGACGACGCCGTTGTTGCCGCTGTCGCGGTGGCGGCAGTGGTGGCGTTCGTGTGCACTTTCTCTGTCGGCTTCGGGCCCCTAGCATGGGTGTACAGCTCGGAGATCCTGCCGCTGCGCCTGCGCGGCCAGGGCGCCGGGCTCGGCACTGCCATGAACCGCGTCATGAGCGGCATAGTCACCATGACCTTCATCTCGCTCTACGGGGCGATCACCATGGCCGGCACGTTCTACCTCTACGCAGCCGTCGCAGCCGCCTCGTTCGTCTTCATCTACACCTGCCTGCCGGAGACAAGGGGCCGGAACCTCGAGGACATGGAGCAGCTCTTCCGCACAAAGTGA